In a genomic window of Allomeiothermus silvanus DSM 9946:
- a CDS encoding OmpH family outer membrane protein has translation MKGLMRFFPVLLGFFAASPLIAQNQPVLKVGFMDSQKVVQAHPRYKEIQAVIEQAQKELKPLEDQLKTLQPKIQAGTATAKEQQDFQTLRNAYQQASQKWAERQAKATEPITKQIDAEIAKFARAQGFGIILDRRVASSSGLVLYGDDSLDVTDEVAKMVKALK, from the coding sequence ATGAAAGGACTCATGCGTTTCTTCCCCGTTTTGCTTGGTTTTTTCGCAGCCTCGCCCCTCATAGCGCAGAATCAACCGGTACTCAAGGTAGGGTTTATGGATTCGCAAAAGGTGGTGCAGGCTCACCCCCGTTACAAAGAGATTCAAGCAGTCATCGAGCAGGCCCAGAAAGAGCTAAAGCCCCTGGAAGACCAGCTCAAGACTCTCCAGCCGAAGATCCAGGCCGGGACCGCTACCGCTAAAGAGCAGCAAGACTTCCAGACCCTGCGCAATGCCTATCAGCAGGCTAGCCAGAAGTGGGCCGAGCGTCAGGCCAAAGCCACTGAGCCGATTACCAAGCAGATCGACGCAGAAATCGCCAAGTTCGCCCGGGCTCAGGGCTTTGGGATCATCTTGGACCGGCGGGTAGCCTCCAGTAGCGGGTTGGTGCTCTACGGGGATGACTCGTTGGACGTAACCGATGAAGTCGCCAAGATGGTCAAGGCCCTCAAGTAA
- a CDS encoding OmpH family outer membrane protein: protein MKRLAWFIPVLLGFMIAATPLVAQNRPVLRVGFLDSEKVIQAHPRYKEVQAVLDQANKELKPITDQLTPLQQKIQAGTATAKEQQDFQTLRNAYQQASQKWAERRAKALEPITKEIDVQIDKFARAQGFGIILDRRVASSSGLVLYGDDSLDVTDEIINALK, encoded by the coding sequence ATGAAACGTTTGGCGTGGTTTATCCCCGTTCTTCTCGGCTTCATGATCGCAGCGACCCCCTTGGTCGCCCAAAACCGCCCAGTGCTGCGGGTTGGCTTCCTCGATTCGGAGAAGGTCATCCAGGCCCATCCTCGCTACAAGGAAGTCCAGGCCGTGCTCGACCAAGCCAACAAGGAGCTCAAACCGATCACCGACCAACTCACCCCGCTACAGCAAAAAATCCAGGCCGGGACCGCTACCGCTAAAGAGCAGCAAGACTTCCAGACCCTGCGCAATGCCTATCAGCAGGCTAGTCAGAAGTGGGCCGAGCGCCGAGCCAAGGCTCTCGAGCCGATCACCAAAGAGATCGATGTGCAAATCGACAAGTTCGCCCGGGCTCAGGGCTTTGGGATCATCTTGGACCGGCGGGTAGCCTCTAGTAGTGGGCTGGTGCTCTACGGGGATGACTCGTTGGACGTGACCGACGAGATCATCAACGCACTCAAATAA